A region of the Mesoterricola sediminis genome:
TCATGTCGGAGGGGGCCACGACGTCGGCGCCCGCCTCGGCGTGGGCCACGGCCATCTTCGCCAGGATCTTCACGCTCTCGTCGTTGCGGATGACGGGGCCGTCGTTGATGCCGCAGTGGCCGGTGTCGGTGTAGGCGCAGAGGCAGACGTCGGTCATCACGATGACGTCGTTTCCGAAGGCCTTCTTGAGGGCGCGGACCGTCTGCGGCACGACGCCGTCGTGGTCGTGGGCGGCGTGGGCGTCGGGGGCCTTGTCCTTGGGATCGGGCACGCCGAAGATCAGGTGGCTGCGGAGGCCCAGCTTCAGGTCGCTCTCCACCTGGCGGACGGTGGCTTCCACGCTGTTCCGGCTGATGCCGGGGAGGCTCGCGATCTCGGTGGAGCCCGCCTGGGGCTGGACGAAGTGGCCCTGGATCAGGTGGCGGGGCAGGAGCTCCGTCTCCGCGACGAGGTCGCGGATGGCGTTCGTGGTTCGCAGGCGTCGGGATCGGATCAGCATGTCAACCTCTCTCCAGAAGCATTCGTTGCAGCGCTGGGATCTGGGGTTCGCACCAGCCATGGGAAGGATAGCCTGAGTCGGCGAAGGCCCGGGCGGTCCGTTCGCCCCAGGCGAAGCGGAGCCGGTCCCCCGAGCACGGGCCGAGCACCTCGGCCTGGAGGGGGCTCAGGGCCAGCAGGGCGTCCAGGCCCTCCGGGTCCGGCAGGGGGGCCAGGGGGGACTCGCGGTGGGTGATCCAGGGGTGCAGGAACCAGGGCGTGCCCTGGGCGGCGGCCTCCAGGTGCTCCCGGCTCCGCTCGGCCCGGGCCAGCAGGAACTGGCCCCCGGCGGGGAACCGCTCCTTCAGGAGCTGGAAGAGTCCCTCGGCCTGCGGCAGGGCGCTGGTGAGCACCTCGCGCCCCTCCAGGGCCCGGGCGGTGGCCGCCCCCTGGGCGAGGCAGAGGGCCCCCGCGGGGATCCTCGCCAGCCGCGCGGCGGCGGGGCTCAGGACGATGACGGCGTCGGGGCGCGCCAGGGGGGGCTCCGCCCCCGTGGCCTCCATGGCCGTGACGTGGAAGGGGACGGGCTCCCAGCCCGCGGCCAGGACGGCCCGGCTCATCGCGTCGTCGCTGGCGCGGGCCAGGCCGAGGCGCCTCACAGGCCCAGCCCCCGCAGGACCTCCGCCACGAGCGCAGCGTCGTCCGTGCCGGCGGCCTGAGCCCAGGCGATGCCGTCCGGGCCGGCGTAGGCGGCCCGGAGCCGGAAGCCGTCGCCCTCGGGCGAGGCCAGGGCCCCCAGCGGCTGCTGGCAGCCGCCGCCGATGCCGCGGAGCACGGCCCTTTCCAGGGCCACGCAGTGGGCGGTGAGGGGATGGTGGAAGCCGGCCAGGGCCTCCTGGAGGGCCGTGTCCCCTTCCCGGCACTCGGCCAGGAGGGCGCCCTGGGCCGGGGCGGGCAGCAGTTCGTCGGGGCGGAGGGGCCGCACGTCCAGGCCGGACAGGTCCAGCCCCAGGCGCCGGAGGCCGGCGGCGGCCAGCACGGTCCCGTGGAGGGGCTCGCCGCGCAGCTCGCCGTCCCGGACCCGCTGGAGGCGGGTAGGGACATTGCCGCGGATCCAGGTGAAGGACGCGTGGGGAAGGGCCTGGCGCAGGAATTTCAAGCGCCGCTCGGAACTCGTGCCGATCACCGGGTTGGCCGGCGCGTCGGGGCGCAGGACCAGCCAGTCCGCGCTGTCCTCCCGCTGGGGGACGCAGGCGGTGGTGATGCCCGCGGGCCGGTCCAGGGACACGTCCTTGAAGGAATGGATGAGCAGGTCCACGTCCTGGGCCAGGAGGGCGTCCTCCAGCTCCTTGGTGAAGAAGCCGGTGCCCGTCTCCTTGCCGAGGGGGCCGGCCAGCCACTGGTCCCCATGGGTGGTGAAGCGCTTCCAGGCCACCTCGTGGCCGCGGGCGCGCAGGTACGCGACGAGGTCTTCCGATTGCTGCACCGCGAGGAGGGATCCGCGCGTGCCGAGAACGATCTTCATCTGGTTTCCAGGGCGGCTTCGCTGTGGTGGGTCAGGGCCCTGAATGCGAGGGTGCGGCCGCGCTTCAACAGGTTCGCCAGGGCCTCCATCTGCTCCGCCGTGAGACCGGCGAGGGCGCTACCGGGCGCAAGGGCCTCGGCTTCCAGGGCCTCCCAGGCCTCCTTGAGGCGGTCCTGGGCGGTGCGGTTGGCGTGCTTCTGGATGCGCTGATCGGCCCTGCGGCGCAGCCGGTCCACGGCGCCGACGATGAAGGGCTCGGCGTTGACGGCGGCCTCCCGGCGCTTCTGCCGGCCGGCCTCGGTCTCCGCGAGGAAGGTGTTCAGGTCCACCCGGGTCACCCAGGGGATCTCGCCCATGTCGGGCTCGGAATCGTAGGGGAGGGCCAGGTCGACCAGGCGAACCGGAGGCCGCGACAGGCGCTCCCAGTTGCCCTTCGTGAAGATCGGCAGGTGGCTGGCCGTGGCCGAGACGATGCAGTCGAAGCCCTCGGGATCCATCTGGAGCTGGGCCAGGGGCACCATCGGCAGCCCGAAGGCCTCCGCCTTGGAGAGGGTCCGGTTGCTCATGGTGATCTGGAAGCCCCGCTCGGGCAGGCGCTGGGCCAGGTAGCGGCTCATGGGGCCCACGCCCACGATGGCCACCCGGGCTCCGGCGGGCAGCGAGGTCTCCAGGTGCCGGAGGGCGGCGGTGGCCACGCTGGCGCTGCCGTCGTCCAGACCGATGCGGGTGCGCAGGCGCTGGGCCTCGCGCAGGATGTCCTCGAAGGCGGCCATCGCCTCGGGCCCGGCGGTGCGGACCTCCCGGGCGGTGTCCAGGGCCTGCTTCATCTGGCCCACGATCTCGCGGTCCCCGAGGTTGGCGCTGTTGAGGCCCGTGGCCACCTCCAGGAGGTGGCGCCAGGCGGCTTCGCCCTCGAACACGTCGATGTCCGGATCGAACCCCAGGGTCGTCCCGTCCCCGCCCCAGAACATGAAGATCACACGTTGGCAGGTGGACAGGTAAACCAGCTCCGAGGCGTCCGAAATCCGCTTCCACATGAGCAGGTGGTCTGCCAGATGGGCGCGCACGACGTTCCGGGCCACGACCTCGGGGTCATGGCGCGGAATGTAGTAGGAATAAAGGACAGGATCCATGGGCCGCCAGGGGGTTCGTCTAAGGGATCAGAGTATCTTAAATAGGTGGGGGGGCCGAACCGGAAAGTTGCCCGGGCGGAAGGCCCGGATCAGGCGGGAAGCCTGGAAAATGCTTTCAATTCGCATGTTTTACCATCGACGCCCCCCCTTGTCGCCATAAGCGAAAGAAAAAGAAATTGATGGGGGTCACAGCCCCGTGAGCGTGCCGGGCATGTCGGCCAGGGCGTAGACCGCCACGGCCAGGATGGCGCCGTTCCTGGCCAGGTCCCCCTTGTCGACCTTGTCGAAGGTATCGGCCTTGGAATGATGAACTTCCCAATACTTCGCCGTATCGTGGTTCATGCCCAGGCCAGGGACCCCGGCCAGGACGGAGGGGCCGATGTCCACCCCCCCGTGCCCCTCCCCGAGCCGGCCCGCCCCGAGGGGCTCGAGCATGGGCTTGAGGAGCTGCAGGACCGCCAGGGCCTTGGCCGGGTCCGGCGCGGGCTGGCCCGGACGGGGGTGGAGCTCCAGCCCGAAGCCCCGGGCCAGGCCGCTCCCGGAATCCGATTCCAGGGCGGCCACGTGCCGCGCCAGCTCCCCCTCGTGGCGCTTGAGGTAGCCCTCCCCGCCCCGGGTGCCGTTCTCCTCGTTGGCGAAGAAGACGACGCGCACGGTGCGCGCGGGCCGGAGCCCGGCCTCCTTGATCATGCGGGCGGCCTGCAGGCTGAGGACGCAGCCGACGCCGTCGTCCTGGGCCCCCTGCCCCACGTCCCAGCTGTCCAGGTGGCCGCCCACGAGGACGACCTGGTCCGGCCGGGAGGCCCCGGGCAGGTCCCCCACCACGTTGGCGGCGGGCGCGTCCGGGAGGGTGCGGCAGTTCATCTCCAGGTGCACCTGCATGCGCAGGCCCCGGTTCCACATGCGGCGCATCATGAGCGCGTTCTCCACCGACACCGCGGCGGCCGGGATGGGGGGGACGCCCTCCTCGTAGTGGAGCGTGCCCGTGTGGGGCGTATCGAAGCTGAGGGAGGCCACGGAGCGCAGGAGCATGGCCACCGCCCCCTTGCGGGAGGCGGCCGTCGCCCCGGAGAAGCGCATGCGGGCACCGTGGCCGTAGCCCTTCCAGCCGTCCTCGAAGAGGACGATGCGGCCCTTCACCTTCTCGGCGGGCATCGCCTCCAGCTCGGCGAGGGAGGCCACCACCACCACGTCGGCGGTGATCCCCCCCGGCGGGGTGGGCACGCTCATGCCCAGGCCCAGGATGGAGAGGTCGTGGGGCGCCGGCAGCGTCATGCGGGCGGACTCGGCGTTGCGGACCCAGTGGGGCACCAGGACGGGCTCGGTGTGGACGTTCTCCAGGCCCGCGGCCTTCATGGCCTTCACGGCCCAGGCCACGGCCCGGTCGTAGCCCTCCGAGCCGCTGAGGCGGTGGCCCACCTCGTCGCAGAGGACCTCCAGGTCGCGGTACGCCCCGTCGTGGGCCACGGCCCGGGTCGCGAGGGCGGCCGCGTGGGACCGCACCCGCTCCATGGGATCGGGGCTCCCCGCCATCAACAGGGTCCCCAGCCAGAACAGGGCGAGCCGCTTCATCGTGCCTCCTGATGCATCACGTAATGCGGTATCTTAGCGCAGCGGGACGTCCACGGTAACCTTGCCGTGCCCATCGCCGCCCTTCCGCGCCCCACCCACGAACCCGCCGGGCGCCACCCGGGAGCCCATGACCCCCCTTCCCCCCGAATCCGCCCTCGACCTCGAGACCCTCGAACTCCTGCCCTACGGCGTCATCGTGCTCGACGCCCGGGGCGCCGTCCTCTTCTACAACAAGCGGGAGGAGGAGATCTCGGGCCTGGCCCGGCGGCAGGTGCTCGGGCGGGACTTCTTCCGGGAGGTGGCCCCCTGCGCCCAGGTGCGGGATTTCCAGGGCCGGTTCCGGGAGCTCATGGAGGCGGGCCGGGGCCGGGTGGACTTCGACTTCACGTTCCCCTTCGTGCTGGGCCCCCGCCGGGTGCGGATCACCCTCCAGGCCTTCCAGAAGGACGCGGAGGCCTGCTGCATCGTCTTCGTGGCCGACATCACGGGCCGGGAGGCGCTGCGGGACCAGCTCCTCCAGGCCCAGCGCTTCAGCGAGCTGGGGGAGGTCACCGCCGAGGTGGCCCACAACTTCAACAACATCCTCCAGACCATCCGCCTCTCCGTGGAGCTGGCCTCGGCCTCCGCCGGCCCCCAGGCCAGGGCCCGCCTGGACCGCGCCCTCGCCGCGGCCGAGGACGGGTCGGCCCTGGTGAAGCGCTGCCTGGACATCGCGCGCAAGGAGCCCCGCAGCCCCCTGGAGCCCGTGGACCTGAACGCCGTGGCCGAGGCCACCGCCGAATTCTCCGAGCCCTTCCTGCGCACGGCCCGCGCGGAGGGCCGGGAGGTCACCCTGCGCCTCAACCTCGCCCCGGGCCCCCTCACCGTCCTGGGCGACGCGGTCGAACTCCGGGAGGCCGTGCTCAACCTCCTCCGCAACGCCATCGAGGCCATTCCCGGGCGCGGCACCGTCCGCCTCCTCACCGAGGGCTCCGGCGAGGCGCACCGCCTCCACGTCCTCGACGACGGGCCCGGCATGGGGCCGGAGGTCCTGGAGAAGGTCTTCACGCCCCTGTTCACCACCAAGGGCGAGCGGGGCACGGGCCTGGGCCTGGCCAGCGTCCACGCCATCGCCCGGCGCCACGCCGGCGCCGTCGAAATGACCTCGAGCCCCGGCAAGGGCACCCACGTCCTCCTCACCTTCCCCCAGGCCGCCCCCGACGGCGGCGTCCGGCCGTAACGCGGGCGGCTGCGCGGCGTCTGATGGGGCAGAAGGATCCGGCCCCATGTCCGTCGAACACCTGACCTACCCGCTTTGGCTGCGGACGGCCCACTGGCTGAACGTGCTTTTCCTCTCCCTCCTCGCCCGGAGCGGGCTGGAGATCCTCAGCGCCCATCCGAAGCTGTACTGGAACGACGACTGCCGGCTCGGCAGCGAGTGGCTGGCCATCCGTCCCCGCCCCACCCCCCCGGGGGAGCTCTTCACCGCCGACGACCAGGAGCAGGACTGGCATTCCCTGGTCGCCCTGCCGGGCCACCGGCATTGGGACCTGGGCCGCCACTGGCACTTCGCCGCCGTCCCCCTCTGGATCCTCACGGGGGCGGCCTACCTGGCCCTGCTCTTCGGCACCGGCGAATGGCGGCGCCTCGTGCCCACCTCCTGGGACGTGCTCCCCGGCGCCTGGCACACCCTGGTCGCCTACCTGCACTTCCGGATCCCCGACCCGGCCGGGACCCACAACCCCCTCCAGCAGCTCACCTACTTCGCCGTCGTCTTCGGCCTGGCCCCCCTCTCCATCGCCACGGGCGCGGCCATGTCCCCGGCGGTGGCCGCCCGCTTCCCGGGCTACCTCCGGCTGTTCGGGGGGCGCCAGGCGGCCAGGAGCCTGCACTTCCTCTCCCTCCTCGCCTTCACCGCCTTCTCCCTCGTCCACGTGGCCATGGTGGCCGCGCACGGCCTGGGCCGGGAGCTGGCCCTCATGGTGCTCGGCCAGGTCCGGGAGCCGGACCTGGCCCGGGCCCTGGCCCTGGGCGGGGCGCTGATCGGCGGGATCGTCCTCGTCCACGTGGCCGCCACCCGCTTCACCTTGCGCCGCCCGGACCTCGTCCAGGACGCCGCCGAGCGGTTCGTGGACCCGGTCCGGCGGGCCCTCCTCGGCCGCCTCAAGTCCGTCCAGGCCTACGACCCGGGCCGGATCTCCCCCTACCTGTGGGTGAACGGCCGCCCCCCGGCGGAGCCCGACTGGCTGGCCCTCGCCGAGGGGGGGTTCCAGGACTACGTCCTCGAGGTGGGGGGCCTGGTGGAACGGCCCCTGCGCCTGAGCCTGGCCGACCTGCGGGCCCTGCCGGCCCGCACCCAGGTCACCCTGCACGTGTGCATCCAGGGATGGTCCGGCTTCGCGGCCTGGACCGGCGTGGGCCTGGACACCCTCATGGACCTGTGCCGCCCCCTGCCCGGGGCCCGGGACGTGGTCTTCCGGGCCTTCGACGACAAGGGGCGCTCGGAGCCCCGCCCCAAGGCCTCCGGCTTCTACTACGGCACCGTGCCGATGGAGATGGCCCGCCACCCCCAGACCCTCCTCGCCTACGACCTGAACGGGGCGCCCCTCCCCCGGGAGCACGGGGCGCCCCTGCGGCTGCGCCTCGAGACCCAGTACGGCTTCACCATGGTGAAGTACATCCGGGCCATCGAGTTCGTGGCGTCCTTCCGGGAGGTGGGGAAGGGCCGGGGCGGCTGGCCCGAGGACAACCTCTACCGGAGCCGGGAGGCCTCCCTCTGAGCCCCTCGGGGCATCCTCGCCCTTTCCCGCGACGCGGAGCGTTCAGCGCTTCAGGCGGACGCGGATCCGCATGCGGCCGGCGGGGTCCACGGCGAGGACCTCCCAGGCCAGGGGCCCGTCCTGGCCCCGGCTCCGCTCGCCGGGTCCCAGGTTGAAGGCGGCGTCGTCCAGCTGCCAGCGGCCGCCGGGGTACCGGGGCCGGGCCGGCTCCGGGGTGCCGGGGTGGGCGTCGATGACCCGCACGGGCCCCCGGGGTTCCCCCCGGGACAGGAGGCCGGGATCCACCCGCGCCACGACGAGGCCCTCGTACCCCGCCCCCCAGCGGCCGGCGACCCGGCCCCGGTCGAAGCCCAGGGGCCGGCGCACATTGAACTCCCAGAACCGGCCCCGGCGGCGGGGGTCCGGCACCACCAGGCGCTGGGGATGGGCCCCGGGGGCCCGCGCCAGGGGATCCAGCCACCCCTCCCAGGCGCGCTCGACCCGGAGGGTGGGGACCGTGTCCTTGAAGGCCCCGTGGTACCAGAGGTCCGTGCGCACCCACCCCATGGGGTGGGCGGGGCTGTACGCCGTGTCCTCCTGCCAGGGACCCTCGCCCGGGTGGAAGGCGTCCCAGCCCTGGAACATCCCCGCGTCCATCACGTCCCAGCGGCCGGCCGTCCGCACCCGGCGGTCCGCCACATAGAAGTCGTCGACCCGGTTCTCGCCCATGGCGTGCAGGGCCTCGTGGACGATGAAGCCCAGCGGGGTCTCGTCCGGGAAGAGGACCATGGGCCACTGGACCGTCCGGTTCCAGGGAAGGGGCTCCAGGATGCAGATGGCGGACAGCTCCTCCACCGTGTCCGTCACGGTCCCGGGCCGTCCCGGGGCCACCACCCACAGGTGGTCCGGCCTGCCGTCGGGACCCGGGGCGCCGGTGCGGTTGTCCACGGCGTCCCAGGGGCCCGGCTCCAGGTCCCTCAGCCGCGTCACGGCCCGGGCCAGGATCGCCCGGGCCTGGACGTCGTCCCGGGGATGGGGCGGCGTCTCGTCGTCCATGGGCAGGAACCGCCCCAGCTCCAGCTCCAGGCTGCCCTTGGAGATCTCATAGAAGTAGTTGGCCGCGCTGGCCGCCCCGGGTTCCCGGGAGAACAGGAGGGCCCGGAGCTCGTCGTCGGTGCGCAGGGGCGCCTCCCCGGGCCAGCGGAGGCGGATCACGACGACCTTCTCCTTCCGGTAGGCCGGGGCCGGGGGCAGGACCACGTCCCGGCCCAGGTCCGCCAGGGGCACGATGTCCCG
Encoded here:
- a CDS encoding molybdopterin-dependent oxidoreductase, whose protein sequence is MSVEHLTYPLWLRTAHWLNVLFLSLLARSGLEILSAHPKLYWNDDCRLGSEWLAIRPRPTPPGELFTADDQEQDWHSLVALPGHRHWDLGRHWHFAAVPLWILTGAAYLALLFGTGEWRRLVPTSWDVLPGAWHTLVAYLHFRIPDPAGTHNPLQQLTYFAVVFGLAPLSIATGAAMSPAVAARFPGYLRLFGGRQAARSLHFLSLLAFTAFSLVHVAMVAAHGLGRELALMVLGQVREPDLARALALGGALIGGIVLVHVAATRFTLRRPDLVQDAAERFVDPVRRALLGRLKSVQAYDPGRISPYLWVNGRPPAEPDWLALAEGGFQDYVLEVGGLVERPLRLSLADLRALPARTQVTLHVCIQGWSGFAAWTGVGLDTLMDLCRPLPGARDVVFRAFDDKGRSEPRPKASGFYYGTVPMEMARHPQTLLAYDLNGAPLPREHGAPLRLRLETQYGFTMVKYIRAIEFVASFREVGKGRGGWPEDNLYRSREASL
- a CDS encoding uroporphyrinogen-III synthase, whose protein sequence is MRRLGLARASDDAMSRAVLAAGWEPVPFHVTAMEATGAEPPLARPDAVIVLSPAAARLARIPAGALCLAQGAATARALEGREVLTSALPQAEGLFQLLKERFPAGGQFLLARAERSREHLEAAAQGTPWFLHPWITHRESPLAPLPDPEGLDALLALSPLQAEVLGPCSGDRLRFAWGERTARAFADSGYPSHGWCEPQIPALQRMLLERG
- the hemC gene encoding hydroxymethylbilane synthase, with the translated sequence MKIVLGTRGSLLAVQQSEDLVAYLRARGHEVAWKRFTTHGDQWLAGPLGKETGTGFFTKELEDALLAQDVDLLIHSFKDVSLDRPAGITTACVPQREDSADWLVLRPDAPANPVIGTSSERRLKFLRQALPHASFTWIRGNVPTRLQRVRDGELRGEPLHGTVLAAAGLRRLGLDLSGLDVRPLRPDELLPAPAQGALLAECREGDTALQEALAGFHHPLTAHCVALERAVLRGIGGGCQQPLGALASPEGDGFRLRAAYAGPDGIAWAQAAGTDDAALVAEVLRGLGL
- a CDS encoding carboxypeptidase-like regulatory domain-containing protein, whose translation is MIRLPWAFILCLPLAGAPVSGRVTDGLRPLAGVRVHPDRTPRVRPTRALPSALTDAEGRFTLDLEPADTAVVVESPGRVRDIVPLADLGRDVVLPPAPAYRKEKVVVIRLRWPGEAPLRTDDELRALLFSREPGAASAANYFYEISKGSLELELGRFLPMDDETPPHPRDDVQARAILARAVTRLRDLEPGPWDAVDNRTGAPGPDGRPDHLWVVAPGRPGTVTDTVEELSAICILEPLPWNRTVQWPMVLFPDETPLGFIVHEALHAMGENRVDDFYVADRRVRTAGRWDVMDAGMFQGWDAFHPGEGPWQEDTAYSPAHPMGWVRTDLWYHGAFKDTVPTLRVERAWEGWLDPLARAPGAHPQRLVVPDPRRRGRFWEFNVRRPLGFDRGRVAGRWGAGYEGLVVARVDPGLLSRGEPRGPVRVIDAHPGTPEPARPRYPGGRWQLDDAAFNLGPGERSRGQDGPLAWEVLAVDPAGRMRIRVRLKR
- a CDS encoding M20/M25/M40 family metallo-hydrolase, whose product is MKRLALFWLGTLLMAGSPDPMERVRSHAAALATRAVAHDGAYRDLEVLCDEVGHRLSGSEGYDRAVAWAVKAMKAAGLENVHTEPVLVPHWVRNAESARMTLPAPHDLSILGLGMSVPTPPGGITADVVVVASLAELEAMPAEKVKGRIVLFEDGWKGYGHGARMRFSGATAASRKGAVAMLLRSVASLSFDTPHTGTLHYEEGVPPIPAAAVSVENALMMRRMWNRGLRMQVHLEMNCRTLPDAPAANVVGDLPGASRPDQVVLVGGHLDSWDVGQGAQDDGVGCVLSLQAARMIKEAGLRPARTVRVVFFANEENGTRGGEGYLKRHEGELARHVAALESDSGSGLARGFGLELHPRPGQPAPDPAKALAVLQLLKPMLEPLGAGRLGEGHGGVDIGPSVLAGVPGLGMNHDTAKYWEVHHSKADTFDKVDKGDLARNGAILAVAVYALADMPGTLTGL
- a CDS encoding glutamyl-tRNA reductase, which produces MDPVLYSYYIPRHDPEVVARNVVRAHLADHLLMWKRISDASELVYLSTCQRVIFMFWGGDGTTLGFDPDIDVFEGEAAWRHLLEVATGLNSANLGDREIVGQMKQALDTAREVRTAGPEAMAAFEDILREAQRLRTRIGLDDGSASVATAALRHLETSLPAGARVAIVGVGPMSRYLAQRLPERGFQITMSNRTLSKAEAFGLPMVPLAQLQMDPEGFDCIVSATASHLPIFTKGNWERLSRPPVRLVDLALPYDSEPDMGEIPWVTRVDLNTFLAETEAGRQKRREAAVNAEPFIVGAVDRLRRRADQRIQKHANRTAQDRLKEAWEALEAEALAPGSALAGLTAEQMEALANLLKRGRTLAFRALTHHSEAALETR
- a CDS encoding two-component system sensor histidine kinase NtrB, translating into MTPLPPESALDLETLELLPYGVIVLDARGAVLFYNKREEEISGLARRQVLGRDFFREVAPCAQVRDFQGRFRELMEAGRGRVDFDFTFPFVLGPRRVRITLQAFQKDAEACCIVFVADITGREALRDQLLQAQRFSELGEVTAEVAHNFNNILQTIRLSVELASASAGPQARARLDRALAAAEDGSALVKRCLDIARKEPRSPLEPVDLNAVAEATAEFSEPFLRTARAEGREVTLRLNLAPGPLTVLGDAVELREAVLNLLRNAIEAIPGRGTVRLLTEGSGEAHRLHVLDDGPGMGPEVLEKVFTPLFTTKGERGTGLGLASVHAIARRHAGAVEMTSSPGKGTHVLLTFPQAAPDGGVRP
- the hemB gene encoding porphobilinogen synthase; its protein translation is MLIRSRRLRTTNAIRDLVAETELLPRHLIQGHFVQPQAGSTEIASLPGISRNSVEATVRQVESDLKLGLRSHLIFGVPDPKDKAPDAHAAHDHDGVVPQTVRALKKAFGNDVIVMTDVCLCAYTDTGHCGINDGPVIRNDESVKILAKMAVAHAEAGADVVAPSDMMDGRIRAMREALDDAGFIQTMIMSYAIKHAGAYYGPFRDAADSSPKFGDRRSYQMDPRNAREGLRDGLLDLEEGADALLVKPAMPNLDLIWRLREKALCPIAAYHVSSEYSSVKAGARMGWIDEANLFREHLTAIRRAGADWIVTYVAREALTKKWF